TTTTCGTGCAGCAACCGATTCGACCCAAATACGTGATCCACTTCAACGACGGCTCCAAAGATCAATTGAAAGTCGCCGAGCTGCCTCCAGACGCCTTCCCGAAATCGAAGACGGCTCCGGGTCTAATCGCCGATGTCATCGTCTCGAAGCTGGTCGATCACCTTCCCTTATATCGACAGGAACAACGCTACGCTCGCCAGGGAGTCGAGATCGCCCGATCTACTCTGTGCGGCTGGCTGGCCGACACCGCCGAAGTGTTGCATCCGTTGTACCAGTTGATGAAAGCCGATCTGATATTGGCTCCGAACCTGCACACCGACGATACCACCGTGCCGGTGCAGGACGATCAACTCGATCGTCGTCGAACCGGAAGGCTTTGGACTTACCTGGACGATCGGATGATTCTTTACGAATCGACTCCCAATCACTACGGGGAGTGGCCCGCCGCCTTCTTGAAAGGATTCCAGGGGTATCTGCAGTGTGATGCGTTCAGCGGTTACAACCAGCTGTTCACTTCCGGAACGATCATCGAAGTCGCCTGTTGGGCTCACACTCGCCGCAAATTCGTGGAGGCCGAGAAAACTGCCGCAGCGTGGGCTCATGAAGCGGTGGCTCGGATCAAACTCCTCTATGCGATTGAAGATCGGGCCAAAGGCTTGACCGCTCCCGCACGCGCCGAGCTGAGGCAAACTGAAGCGAAACTGATCTTGGAGTCCTTCGGCACCTGGCTGGAAAAACTCCAGAAGGAAGTCCTGCCCAAAAGCCCGATCGGAGAAGCGGTCGGCTATGAATTGAATCAGTGGAAGGCACTGAATGTGTATATCACCGATGGTCGATTGAGCATCGACAATAACGTAGCCGAGCGCGCGATTAAACCTTATGCCATCGGACGACGAAACTGGTTATTCTTCGGCTCCGACAACGGCGGACGAACCTTGGCTATTCTCTCGAGCTTCACCGCCACTTGCCTGATACACGAGATCAATCCCTGGGAATATCTCCGCAATGTCTTGATCCGACTGCCGATCACACCGAACGAACAACTTCGCAAACTATTGCCTTATAACTGGGAGAAAATTGACTCTTGAACCGAGAAAGGTAAATCGCTCGGTCAGGGCTGACCACGTCCTCAGACGAACGGATACGATGCAGCGCCTGCAACTGCGGGATGACGCCGGCCCACATCACCAAAAAAGGGAAACGAAATCGCTACGGAATGTCTGAAAGCAATCCTAGGAATGCTCGAAACTAAGGGCAGTCATTTTCGCGGAGTCAGCAGGCAGGAAGTGTTGTGGTTTCTAAAATTCGCACAGCTAACTAGGCAGGAAAAAGAACGTTTTGCTGATAGCGTTTTGAAACTCAAAAATAATTTTAAATCGAACGAATTTCAGACCCCTACTCAAACCATCATAGATTCTGCTCAACTCTGAAGATAGTAATGTGGATAATCTGGAAGCGTAGTTATCATATTTCCGCTTTATAAAACAAATTCGTTGTTACACTCCAAGCAACAAATTGGACAGATCCCTTAGTTCCTGAATCAAATCGGATAGCAGATCCAGATCCCGCCCCTCTCGGCAAGCATCCTCTACCATACACGCCGTTTCCGCTATATCGATCAGCCCGTACATACCGGCGGAGCCCCGAAGCCGGTGAGATGCCTCAGCTATCAAAGATCGATCGTTATTCTCCGCAGCGGCTACTAACTCTGCGACCTTATTGGTTAAAGAGTTAATGTAAGCTTCTTGAAGTCTTTGCAGATCTTCGGGAATTTCTTTCCGAATTTGAACCTGTTGAGCCGGTTTCATCGGGTGTATTACTACTGTAGGAGCTTTGGCGAGTTGGGATTCGTCAGGGACGAGTTTTTTCAAAAGCTGAGCTATCTTCTCCATGTCGAGAGGTTTAGATAGAAAGCCATCACACCCCGATTCCAGGCATTTTTTCTCTGCGCTAGACCTGCTGTGAGCCGTCAAAGCAATAATCGGTTTAAGGTGGCCTCGCTGCCGAAGAGTTCGTGTAGCTGTATAGCCATCCATCTGGGGCATTTGCATGTCCATCAAAATAAAATCAAAGTCTCCTTTCAAAGCCGCTTGGATCGCTTTTTCTCCTGTGTCTACTACTTCTACAAAAAGGCTAGCTTGACGCAAAAAGAAGCAGATAATCTTCTGATTGTCTGGATTATCCTCGGCCAGGAGTACTTTCATCTTTCGGCTGATTTGGGAAACGCCTTTGATTCGCGAATTGGCCGGCGGAGGGAGAGTGTCGCTGAGTGACGAATCCTTATCGATCAAATCTTCCAAGTCTTCTGAGTTCACAGGTAACTGTACTGTAAAATTAGATTCCTTCCCTGGCTCACTCTGACACTGATAGTTCCTCCTACTGCCGTCGCGAACCGTTGACAGATACTCAGTCCTAGACCAGTTCCTCCGAACCGACGAGTAGTCGAAACGTCCGCTTGCATAAAAGGCTGAAAAAGTCGAGAGAGAACCTCTCGGTTCATTCCCGGCCCCTGATCTTTAATGACAAACTGGATATTCTTGGAGGCGACACCCGAACTGACGAGAGCAATATGAAATTGGATCTTGCTACCGGAATCGGAAAATTTAATGGCATTCGCAAGTAGATTATCCAGGATCTGCCTTAGTCGAGTGGGATCGGACGTCAGCATTCTAGGCAAATCGCCCGATTGTATTGCATCGAGCTGGATATTTTTCTCAGAGGCCTTGACCTCCGCTGCGGAAACCGCTTCGCTGACCACTCGCCAAAGTCGAAACGGAATAATCTCTAAAGCCATCTTTCCGGCTTCGAATTTGGTCAGATCCAAAATGTCATTGATTAATGCAAGTAGATGTCTGGCATTCCGGGTTATCGCACGTGTAACTTGAGCTCGTTCACCGGGATTTAAACTCATAAAGGACAGCATATCCGAGTAACCGATGATAGCACCCAGGGGCGTTCGGAATTCATGGCTCATGTTAGCCAGGAATAAATTCACGGCCTGATGCGCGTTTTCTTGGGGCTCAGATCTACAATTCGTTTGATGCTGCGAAACGCCTGCACTCTGCTCACCCATGTAGGACACCACTCGTTTGGTAGCGTTCGCCATAACAATCGGAACCTGAAGAGCTAGCTTGGCGTCGAATTACAGAAATCTTGGACAAGCCAACCCGTTTTTCGGAACTCGATGAATCACAGCTCAGGAAAAGACTTGAAAATCACTCGGACTTGAAAAAGTACTGTGCATTCGGAGGATTGCAAAAATAAACGCTACGGCCAAAGGATATTGTGACTGTTTAGGCTAGCAGAACGGCGATTTCTTACATTGAATTCGCACTCAATTCCTATTTCGAGTGCTGATAAAAGCCGTTTGCATGATGTTTATTTTATCTTCTTCTCCCAATTTTCCGTCTTTGAATTCATTGACAAATGTGAGTTAGCATCCAATCTTTATGATGTAATTCTGCGTCTCCTATAGAACGTAAATGCCGTGATTTTTTACCAAAACTTAAGATTTCATCTGAAAAGTTAGGGATCCCAATTTTTGGGATGGGGTTTCAATCCCCTCCGGAATATGGGATATGCTTGATTTTTGAGGAGGTTTGAATGTTTGGATGGCTTGTTTCTACGTTCACACCATTGCGAGAACCGAGCCCACTCCAAGCAGTCAAATTTGCAATTCGATTTCTCAATTCGAATCCTACAGCTCCCGATTCTGACGTTATTGATCACTTGATAAAGCATGGTTGCGAGGTTCTCTCCTCCACGGAAATCGTTCAGATTGTTCCCATCGCCTTCAGCCGATTCTGTTTCCGTAATTACGGTATTCAGTTTCCGAAAAAGTACGTGTTGATCAACATCAACGGAGCTATCTCAGAACGAAATCTAGCTTCGCAACAAGTTTACGAGGAAGCCTGGCTCCATTGTGCGAGGGAAGCCGATGTCGGAGTAAGTCTCGAAGTACTGAAAACAATTGCATGTAGGAGCCAAGAATTTCAAACGATTGAACGCTCCCTTCAAAACGGAATCCAACCGGCGAAGATACCAGTGCACTCACCGATACTTTTTGAGAGATAAACTTGAAGCGAAGTTACATCTAATGTAATTAGAGTCGATGGCTAGATGAATCTCAAAGTCGCAATAGGATTCGAGGCAATCGCTAAGTTCAGTTTTTATCTCTTCGCCTTGAGCGTATCGACTCCATTCGCTTTCAGGATTGCTCGGATTTCTCAATTATATGGGTCAAAGTAACCGCTGACCTTTACCGAATTTTCATTTCAAAAGAACTTGCCCAGTTTATTGCCTCTCAGTAATCTGTGCGGGTGATTTGTACCGTTCCCATGTCTTTTGTCTGTTTCCTGATCGATTTCATGGTCGCTGCAGTAGTGTCATCGCAGTGCCACAATTGATGAGAAACGAATTTCAATTCTCGTTCTAATAACCATGATCATCAAATTCACGTGAGAGGCTATCTTTAGCCGCAGCTCGGATTACCCAATGTTGACCTAACTTTGGCCGCCAGGGTCGCCGGTGCGAACGGTTTAGCCAGAAACTCCACCTCATCTTCCCGTATTCCATGTCGGACGATAGTATCATCGGTATACCCCGAAAGGTAAAGTACCTTAACGCCTGGCTGTAAATTCCCGATCTGCGCGGCAACTTCTCGCCCCCCCATGCGGGGCATTACTACATCAGTAATCAATAATTGAATTCTACCAACATGCTCCTTGGCGAGTTGGATCGCTTCAGAGCCATCTCGTGCGGACAGAACCATGTAGCCGCACCCTCGAAGAACGTGACAGATCAGGGAACGTACCATATCTTCATCTTCGACAAGCAGAATAAGTTCGCTTCCTTTTGCCAATCGGGGTAGAACTATTTGGGACTTCGGACCTTCTGTATCCATTGTGAATCGCGGCAGATAGATTCTAAAGGTGGTCCCGACATCGATCTCACTATTGACTGTAATATGACCTTCCGATTGACGGATTATCCCGTGCACAGTTGCCAAACCCAATCCGGTTCCGTTCTCACCTTTAGTAGTGAAAAAAGGCTCAAATATCTGATCGACTGTATCCCGACTCATGCCGCATCCCGAATCACTAACCGCCAGGAGGACGTGAGGTCCAGGCTGAGATTCAGGTTGCTGCGAACAATACGATTCATCTAAATCGACATTTTCGACTTCTATCGTCAGATTACCTCCCCGCGGCATGGCATCCCGGGCATTAACCACCAAATTCATTAAGACCTGTTGGATTTGCGTTGGATCTGCCTTTACCTTTCCTATCGGGGGATGTGCTCGATAATGGAGTTCAATGTCTTCACCCAGTACCCGTCGCAACATGCGTTCTAGATCCGCGATAACAACATTCAAGTCGAGCACCTTGGGCGCGATCATCGCTTTCCGACTGAAGGCCAATAATTGTTGGGTCAGTCCTGCCGCACGTTTACCTGCTTGGATGATTTCTTGAATCATTCCGAACGTCGGATCTTGGCTATGCAATCCCCCGAGCGCTAACTCTCCATAACCATTGATTATCGTCAGCAAATTATTGAAATCATGGGCGACTCCTCCAGCCAGTCTTCCCACCGCCTCCATTTTTTGTTTCTGACGTACCTGATCCTCCAGAAGCTTGCGTTCGTCCACATCCGACCAAGAACCTATTGCTTCTTGTGTCAGGCCGTCGGCATTATAACTGAGTCGAATTTCTCCTCGAATCCATTTGTATTTACCAACGGAGTTTTTGAACCGAAATTCTTGGGTGAGCTGCCCCAACTCGAATAAATTTTTATGGATATCGGAAGCGAGTCGATCTTGCTCATCTGGGTGAAGATTTTCGATCCACCAGTTGGGTTGATAAGCTTCTTGGGAGGAATACCCAAGTAATTTACTAATGTTCTCACTGACCCAGGTGATTTCCCGAATTTCCTGGTTCTCGATCCGTTGGGTAAACAGCACGGCGGGACTTGAGGCTAACACATGTTGTAAGCGATATTCTGAGGCTTCTAGGGCGACCTTAACTCGCTTCTGTTCGATTCCCAGCGCTATCTGCTCGGTGATTGTCGAAAGCGAGCATAGAATTGCTTCAGCGATCTTCTGTTGAGAATAAATGGCTAACACACCTAAAAGCCGTTGACCCGATAAAAGTGGATAGCCTGCATAACCAAAAAATCCTTGGTCTTGAACCCAGCGACTAGACGTATCTGCTCTGGCATCGGTCAAACTGTCAATATAAATTGGCATTTGTTGCCGCGCGACGATACCTATAGGATCCCTGCCTATCGTAACTTTTCCTTTGCTGCAACCCCTATTAGAAAGACCTCCTGATTCAGCACGTAATTCCAATGTTTCCTGATCTTCATTCAGCATCCAAATGCCGATCGCAGTTTCTTTCAATTGACGAGATATTGCCTCACAGCAACCTTGAAGGATCGCTTGCTGTGACTTGCCATGAGTGACGGCCATTCCCACATCAGCGACCAGCGAAGCCTCCCGAGAGCGATCCGATTTGACTTGTTCTTCCCGCTTACGATCCGAGACATCACGGAAGTACCAGACTCGACCCAAGAGTTCTTCGTCGAGGCTCCGAATCGGCCCGCTATATCTATCTAGGGTTCTCCCATCCAGCAGTTCGATCTCGTCATGGCTAGTCGTTTCCGAATGCGCATAAATCTCAGCCACTCGGGCGGTGAATCGCTCGGGATCTCTGGCTCGTGTTTTCGCCAAGAGGAGCAATGCCTGGTCGATTCCGGTCGTAGCGACCTCAAGCGGTATGTTCCATAAATCGACGAATCGGCGATTATAGGACAGCACACGTCCACTTTCATTCACAACGAGAATTCCATCTGGCGACGACTCCGTTTGCGATTGAAGTAGAGCATGCTGGAATCGCAGAATGGCCTCATCACGTTTACGTTCGGTGACATCAATGAGAAAACCTTGCCATAAGACACTTCCACCATGCTCAAAAACCGGTGTCGCTCTGCCCTCCAGCCAGACCGGATTAGCTTGACAGGTAATTTGGAATGTTTGCCGCCACGGAGAGGAACAGCTGGCCGATTGTGCAAAAGAGATTTGGACAGATTCTTGTTCTTCAGGGTGAATGGAAGCGAAAAAGGCGGATGCATCCTTCTCAAGACGCTCAGCGTCCAAGCCAAAAATCGCCTCAACCGCCTTGCTGAGGTACGGAAAGGTCATCCTTCCATCGGAATGGCGTCGCAGAGCAAATATTATACCAGGCGCATTCATTGATATTTGAGCGAATCGATCCCGTTCTTCTTGGAGAAGTGCCTCCGATTCCCTTCGCTCTGTAATATCTTCCCAAGTTCCAAGCAATCCAATGACACGTCCTTCCGCATCATGCATGGGCACCTTATTGGTGTCGAGCCAGATTGTGCGGCCATCTGCCAAGGTCATGGTTTCGACAACATGGAAGCGAGGACAATTCGCTTCCATGACTTGCCGATCCAGCTGAATGAAAAATTGAGCCTGTTCCGTAGAAATTGAAGGCAAGTCGGTATCCGACCGTCCAACGAGTGAATCGGATCTATCAAATCCCAACGATTTAGCGACTACCTGATTGCAACCCAGATACCGGGAATTCCGATCTTTCCAAAAAACACCTTGTGGAATGTTGTCGAGTACTAATCGTAACATTTCGCGAGATCGTTGATTGGTCTGCTCTGCGACTTTTCGAGCAGTGATGTTCGTATGGGAGATCACAACCCCGCGATTCGTGTGGTCTAGTGGAGTAACACTGAGTGTAAACCACCGCTGCTCCATCGGTGAGTGACAAGGGTACTCCAGCTCAAAGCGATCTATTCGACTTTGCAGAACATCTCGTATACCTCGAAAGACCTTTTCACCGTCGGAACATCCTAAAGAAGCACTTTTTTCACAGATCGCTAAATAATTCGATCCTATACCTGTTCGAGAAATGAGCTTGTCGGATCCCGAATTAACCCGGGTAAAATTCTGCCAGGCTTGGTTGACTGCAACAATTTCACCTCGAGAATCCAAAACGGCGATATTCGATGAAATGGAATCCAGGACGCCGCGCACAAAAATCTCTCGCTCTAGAATCAGATTTTTCGCAGTGATGCGGTCGGTGATATCAACCGTCGTGCCGATCAAACGGGAAAAAATTCCATCTTCTCGAAATTGCAATTTGCCACGATTGCTAACCCAACGAATCTTGCCTCCGGGTCGAACTACCCGGTACTCAATCTCGATCAAATCTTTTTTTTCTGAAATTACAGTCTCAAGTGAACTTCGGACACGATCCCGATCTCGCGGATCGACCATTTCAAACCAGTGCTCGTGCTCCCCCCGAAAGGTTCCTGGGGCAAGACCGTAGATGATTTCTTGCTGAGCTGACCAAACACTCTTGTTCGTGAGTACATCCCAGTCGAAAATCCCAATCTGACCCGCTTCCTGGGCTAAACGAAGTCGTTCTTCACTGGTTCGGAGAGCCAAATCAGATTTCTTGCGCTGTGAAATCTCTTCGCAAAAGATAATAATGCCACCGATTTCAATATCAGAAATAAACCAGGGTCTGACTTCCCATCGAATCCAGTGGCGAGTTCCGTCACTTCGCTCGAAACAATCTTCTTCACAACTTTCCGTCGCCCCTGCCAGACATCTTTGATAAATTGATTTCCAACGCTCCGGTATGTCCGGAAAGACATCATAATGGCATAAACCGGTCAGATCACGATTTTCCAAATGAAAATCTTTGAGCCATCTCCGGCTCACATGGAGGTACCGCATCTC
The genomic region above belongs to Telmatocola sphagniphila and contains:
- the tnpC gene encoding IS66 family transposase — its product is MDNPSILADASLPQDLATCHGMIRELLAAHIQLQKRTEQLEHRLDLLPKRVYGPKSDRIHPDQPSLFDEADLPQPAPALEPPRTEEPTKNRKKGHGRKALPGNLRRETTEIDIPQAEKWAIGGNWVRIGEEISEKLDYKSSSLFVQQPIRPKYVIHFNDGSKDQLKVAELPPDAFPKSKTAPGLIADVIVSKLVDHLPLYRQEQRYARQGVEIARSTLCGWLADTAEVLHPLYQLMKADLILAPNLHTDDTTVPVQDDQLDRRRTGRLWTYLDDRMILYESTPNHYGEWPAAFLKGFQGYLQCDAFSGYNQLFTSGTIIEVACWAHTRRKFVEAEKTAAAWAHEAVARIKLLYAIEDRAKGLTAPARAELRQTEAKLILESFGTWLEKLQKEVLPKSPIGEAVGYELNQWKALNVYITDGRLSIDNNVAERAIKPYAIGRRNWLFFGSDNGGRTLAILSSFTATCLIHEINPWEYLRNVLIRLPITPNEQLRKLLPYNWEKIDS
- a CDS encoding response regulator translates to MKVLLAEDNPDNQKIICFFLRQASLFVEVVDTGEKAIQAALKGDFDFILMDMQMPQMDGYTATRTLRQRGHLKPIIALTAHSRSSAEKKCLESGCDGFLSKPLDMEKIAQLLKKLVPDESQLAKAPTVVIHPMKPAQQVQIRKEIPEDLQRLQEAYINSLTNKVAELVAAAENNDRSLIAEASHRLRGSAGMYGLIDIAETACMVEDACREGRDLDLLSDLIQELRDLSNLLLGV
- a CDS encoding sensor histidine kinase, producing the protein MANATKRVVSYMGEQSAGVSQHQTNCRSEPQENAHQAVNLFLANMSHEFRTPLGAIIGYSDMLSFMSLNPGERAQVTRAITRNARHLLALINDILDLTKFEAGKMALEIIPFRLWRVVSEAVSAAEVKASEKNIQLDAIQSGDLPRMLTSDPTRLRQILDNLLANAIKFSDSGSKIQFHIALVSSGVASKNIQFVIKDQGPGMNREVLSRLFQPFMQADVSTTRRFGGTGLGLSICQRFATAVGGTISVRVSQGRNLILQYSYL
- a CDS encoding PAS domain S-box protein, which encodes MAKILVIDDKQTNRDFLVTLLGYEGHSLSEATDGAKGLILSHQICPDLVIVDLLMPTMDGFEFVRKIRADPALSGMRVLFYTAFYDHSEAQRLLLRCDVQGMLIKPCTPELVLSTVQATLSQPLIAIDSLNPDLIDEQHRFFAEKVPSKQEELQRTNERLGKLVELGLTLGAEPDLKKSVRIFCQGIRQLVGVRYVLATLSSETSADTKVYSSGLEEALNPLPEAWSDLSTEFQTLIQEFETADRREQRRASLNSQTSVARSEIFVQMTLPIASSSTIIGKLYLLDPLQTRSLTTPEIQLVQMFTSNFSQVYQDRCIRFELSNTAEKLTEEILVRNAAEEALRQSEEDYRQLFESNPQSMWVFSTETLRFFDVNQAAITRYGYSRSEFLSMTIAEIRPEADILKVKELLDNPLPELQPGRVWRHRLKNGSLRDVEISSHAIRYRDRPARLVMITDVSETKRAEAALKDSEKRLRLFVEHVSAPIAMFDREMRYLHVSRRWLKDFHLENRDLTGLCHYDVFPDIPERWKSIYQRCLAGATESCEEDCFERSDGTRHWIRWEVRPWFISDIEIGGIIIFCEEISQRKKSDLALRTSEERLRLAQEAGQIGIFDWDVLTNKSVWSAQQEIIYGLAPGTFRGEHEHWFEMVDPRDRDRVRSSLETVISEKKDLIEIEYRVVRPGGKIRWVSNRGKLQFREDGIFSRLIGTTVDITDRITAKNLILEREIFVRGVLDSISSNIAVLDSRGEIVAVNQAWQNFTRVNSGSDKLISRTGIGSNYLAICEKSASLGCSDGEKVFRGIRDVLQSRIDRFELEYPCHSPMEQRWFTLSVTPLDHTNRGVVISHTNITARKVAEQTNQRSREMLRLVLDNIPQGVFWKDRNSRYLGCNQVVAKSLGFDRSDSLVGRSDTDLPSISTEQAQFFIQLDRQVMEANCPRFHVVETMTLADGRTIWLDTNKVPMHDAEGRVIGLLGTWEDITERRESEALLQEERDRFAQISMNAPGIIFALRRHSDGRMTFPYLSKAVEAIFGLDAERLEKDASAFFASIHPEEQESVQISFAQSASCSSPWRQTFQITCQANPVWLEGRATPVFEHGGSVLWQGFLIDVTERKRDEAILRFQHALLQSQTESSPDGILVVNESGRVLSYNRRFVDLWNIPLEVATTGIDQALLLLAKTRARDPERFTARVAEIYAHSETTSHDEIELLDGRTLDRYSGPIRSLDEELLGRVWYFRDVSDRKREEQVKSDRSREASLVADVGMAVTHGKSQQAILQGCCEAISRQLKETAIGIWMLNEDQETLELRAESGGLSNRGCSKGKVTIGRDPIGIVARQQMPIYIDSLTDARADTSSRWVQDQGFFGYAGYPLLSGQRLLGVLAIYSQQKIAEAILCSLSTITEQIALGIEQKRVKVALEASEYRLQHVLASSPAVLFTQRIENQEIREITWVSENISKLLGYSSQEAYQPNWWIENLHPDEQDRLASDIHKNLFELGQLTQEFRFKNSVGKYKWIRGEIRLSYNADGLTQEAIGSWSDVDERKLLEDQVRQKQKMEAVGRLAGGVAHDFNNLLTIINGYGELALGGLHSQDPTFGMIQEIIQAGKRAAGLTQQLLAFSRKAMIAPKVLDLNVVIADLERMLRRVLGEDIELHYRAHPPIGKVKADPTQIQQVLMNLVVNARDAMPRGGNLTIEVENVDLDESYCSQQPESQPGPHVLLAVSDSGCGMSRDTVDQIFEPFFTTKGENGTGLGLATVHGIIRQSEGHITVNSEIDVGTTFRIYLPRFTMDTEGPKSQIVLPRLAKGSELILLVEDEDMVRSLICHVLRGCGYMVLSARDGSEAIQLAKEHVGRIQLLITDVVMPRMGGREVAAQIGNLQPGVKVLYLSGYTDDTIVRHGIREDEVEFLAKPFAPATLAAKVRSTLGNPSCG